In the genome of Pseudomonas sp. LBUM920, one region contains:
- a CDS encoding O-antigen translocase translates to MTLLRTSFLNGIAVVIKMLTLLGINKMLAIYVGPSGYAALGQFQNAVQMVTTFSTGAISTGVTKYTAEYQNDEDAQRRVWRTAGTIACMGSVLTSVLIVIFSKPLAVWCFNDEAMYSVFIWCAATVIFFSFNTLLLAILNGKKEINRYILANIGGSLLSLLVIIIMVRQFGLYGALISLVLYQSIAFLVTCLLCYRTEWFRFSNLLGKLDRQIAINLTKFTAMALTTAACVPVSHILVRNYLGAEFGWETAGYWEAMWRLSTAYLLLVTTTLGLYFLPKLSELINPLDIKREILQGYKLILPVAMVCGVVIYSLRDFIIGLLFTQAFSPMRDFFAWQMLGDTLKIASWILAYLMLGKAMVKMYILTEVFFALSFYVLTVLLTKVGGPVGVTWAHAANYGMYLIVMYFLIYRKLNKNNAG, encoded by the coding sequence ATGACGCTGCTCAGAACAAGCTTCCTCAACGGTATCGCGGTCGTTATCAAGATGCTCACCTTGCTGGGCATCAATAAAATGTTGGCCATCTATGTGGGCCCGTCGGGTTACGCTGCCCTGGGGCAGTTTCAGAACGCCGTGCAAATGGTAACGACGTTCTCGACAGGGGCCATCAGTACTGGCGTCACGAAGTACACGGCTGAATATCAAAACGATGAAGATGCCCAGCGCCGGGTTTGGCGCACGGCGGGTACGATTGCCTGTATGGGATCTGTATTGACATCAGTGCTTATCGTTATATTCAGCAAGCCGTTGGCAGTGTGGTGTTTTAATGATGAGGCCATGTACAGCGTATTTATCTGGTGTGCGGCTACCGTCATATTCTTTTCATTCAATACATTATTGCTTGCGATCCTTAATGGTAAAAAGGAAATTAATCGATACATACTGGCTAATATCGGTGGAAGCCTCCTTTCTTTACTAGTCATTATCATTATGGTAAGACAGTTTGGTCTATATGGTGCGCTGATTTCATTGGTGCTGTATCAGTCTATCGCCTTCCTCGTGACATGCCTGCTGTGTTACAGAACCGAATGGTTCCGATTTTCCAATCTACTCGGAAAGTTAGACAGGCAAATTGCGATAAACCTGACAAAGTTTACCGCCATGGCGCTCACGACTGCTGCGTGCGTGCCCGTTAGCCATATTCTGGTGCGTAATTATCTAGGCGCGGAGTTTGGATGGGAAACCGCTGGGTATTGGGAAGCCATGTGGCGTCTGAGTACAGCTTATCTTCTATTAGTGACAACAACGCTGGGCTTGTATTTTTTACCCAAATTGTCAGAACTGATCAACCCGCTGGATATCAAGAGAGAGATTCTTCAAGGTTATAAACTGATTCTTCCTGTGGCGATGGTGTGCGGGGTAGTGATCTACAGTTTGAGGGATTTTATTATCGGCTTACTGTTTACCCAGGCGTTCAGTCCGATGCGGGATTTTTTCGCATGGCAGATGCTGGGAGACACGCTTAAAATTGCCAGCTGGATTCTTGCTTACCTGATGCTGGGTAAGGCAATGGTTAAAATGTATATTCTTACAGAGGTATTTTTTGCACTCAGTTTTTACGTGCTTACGGTGTTGCTGACCAAGGTGGGCGGTCCGGTGGGTGTGACCTGGGCTCACGCAGCTAATTACGGTATGTACTTGATAGTCATGTACTTTCTTATTTATAGAAAGCTGAATAAAAATAACGCAGGATAA
- the cmk gene encoding (d)CMP kinase, whose amino-acid sequence MNIKAPVITIDGPSGSGKGTIAGILAKRLGWCLLDSGALYRLLAFAARNHGVDLTNEESLKLLAAHLDVQFVGATEGHPQRIILEGDDVTDDLRNEQVGSWASQVAALPAVRDALLQRQRAFQEPPGLVADGRDMGTVVFPDAPLKIFLTASAEERARRRYLQLKGKVDGVSLSSLLDEIRARDERDTQRAVAPLKPAADAIQLDSTELSIEQVLERILSEIAIRDIAG is encoded by the coding sequence GTGAATATCAAAGCACCGGTGATTACCATCGACGGGCCAAGCGGCTCGGGCAAAGGCACGATTGCCGGCATTCTGGCCAAGCGCCTGGGCTGGTGCCTGCTGGATTCCGGCGCGCTGTACCGTTTGCTGGCCTTTGCCGCGCGTAACCACGGCGTCGACCTGACCAACGAAGAATCCCTGAAGCTGCTGGCGGCGCATCTTGATGTGCAGTTCGTCGGCGCGACGGAAGGTCATCCGCAACGCATCATCCTCGAAGGGGATGATGTGACCGATGATCTGCGTAACGAACAAGTTGGCTCCTGGGCATCCCAGGTTGCCGCGCTGCCGGCCGTGCGGGACGCGCTGCTGCAGCGCCAGCGGGCGTTTCAGGAACCGCCGGGCCTGGTCGCGGATGGTCGCGACATGGGCACCGTGGTGTTTCCAGATGCGCCGTTGAAGATTTTCCTGACCGCCAGCGCCGAAGAGCGGGCGCGCCGCCGTTACTTGCAGTTGAAGGGCAAAGTCGATGGTGTTAGTCTGTCGAGTCTGCTAGATGAGATCCGTGCACGCGATGAGCGTGATACCCAGCGTGCGGTAGCCCCGCTCAAGCCGGCGGCTGACGCCATACAGCTGGATTCCACGGAGTTATCCATCGAGCAGGTGCTGGAACGCATCTTGAGTGAAATCGCCATTCGCGATATCGCCGGGTGA
- the rpsA gene encoding 30S ribosomal protein S1, which produces MSESFAELFEESLKTLNLQAGSIITGVIVDIDYQARWVTVHAGLKSEALIPLEQFYNDAGDLTINVGDEVHVALDSVEDGFGETKLSREKAKRAECWIVLEAAFAAEEVVKGVINGKVKGGFTVDVNGIRAFLPGSLVDVRPVRDTTHLEGKELEFKVIKLDQKRNNVVVSRRSVLEAENSAEREALLESLQEGQQVKGIVKNLTDYGAFVDLGGVDGLLHITDMAWKRIKHPSEIVNVGDEIDVKVLKYDRERNRVSLGLKQLGEDPWVAIKARYPESTRVTARVTNLTDYGCFAELEEGVEGLVHVSEMDWTNKNIHPSKVVQVGDEVEVMVLDIDEERRRISLGIKQCKSNPWEDFSGQFNKGDKISGTIKSITDFGIFIGLDGGIDGLVHLSDISWNEVGEEAVRRFKKGDELDTVILSVDPERERISLGIKQLESDPFSEYVQENDKGAIVKGTVKEVDAKGAIITLADDIEATLKASEISRDRVEDARNVLKEGQEVEAKIISVDRKSRVIQLSIKSKDEIEEKEAIQSLRDKPASSEPSAGPTTLGDLLRAQMEKQN; this is translated from the coding sequence ATGAGCGAAAGCTTTGCGGAACTCTTTGAAGAAAGCCTAAAAACCCTGAACCTTCAGGCAGGCTCCATCATCACCGGTGTTATCGTTGATATCGATTACCAAGCTCGCTGGGTAACCGTTCACGCTGGTCTGAAGTCTGAAGCTCTGATCCCGCTGGAACAGTTCTACAACGATGCTGGCGACCTGACTATCAATGTCGGTGACGAAGTTCACGTTGCTCTGGACTCGGTTGAAGACGGTTTCGGTGAAACCAAGCTGTCCCGTGAAAAAGCCAAGCGCGCTGAATGCTGGATTGTTCTCGAAGCAGCCTTCGCAGCTGAAGAAGTGGTCAAGGGCGTTATCAACGGTAAGGTTAAAGGCGGCTTCACTGTCGACGTTAACGGCATCCGTGCGTTCCTGCCAGGTTCTTTGGTCGACGTTCGTCCAGTGCGCGACACCACGCACCTGGAAGGCAAAGAACTCGAATTCAAGGTCATCAAACTCGACCAGAAGCGCAACAACGTTGTCGTTTCCCGTCGCAGCGTCCTGGAAGCAGAGAACTCCGCCGAGCGTGAAGCTCTGCTGGAATCCCTGCAGGAAGGCCAACAAGTCAAAGGTATCGTCAAGAACCTCACCGATTACGGCGCATTCGTCGATCTGGGTGGCGTCGATGGCCTGCTGCACATTACCGACATGGCTTGGAAGCGTATCAAGCATCCTTCCGAAATCGTCAACGTTGGCGACGAGATCGATGTCAAGGTTCTGAAGTACGATCGTGAGCGTAACCGCGTTTCCCTGGGCTTGAAGCAGCTGGGCGAAGATCCATGGGTTGCTATCAAAGCTCGTTACCCAGAAAGCACCCGCGTAACCGCGCGTGTTACCAACCTGACCGACTACGGCTGCTTCGCAGAGCTGGAAGAAGGCGTGGAAGGCCTGGTACACGTTTCCGAAATGGACTGGACCAACAAAAACATCCACCCTTCGAAAGTCGTACAAGTCGGCGACGAAGTGGAAGTTATGGTTCTGGACATCGACGAAGAGCGTCGTCGTATCTCCCTGGGCATCAAGCAGTGCAAATCTAACCCATGGGAAGATTTCTCTGGCCAGTTCAACAAGGGCGATAAAATCTCCGGCACCATCAAGTCGATCACCGATTTCGGTATCTTCATTGGTCTGGACGGCGGCATCGACGGCCTGGTTCACCTGTCCGACATCTCCTGGAACGAAGTTGGCGAAGAAGCTGTTCGTCGTTTCAAGAAGGGCGACGAGCTGGACACCGTTATCCTGTCGGTTGACCCAGAGCGCGAGCGCATCTCCCTGGGTATCAAGCAACTGGAAAGCGATCCGTTCTCCGAGTACGTTCAAGAGAACGACAAAGGCGCAATCGTTAAAGGCACTGTGAAAGAAGTTGACGCTAAAGGCGCCATCATCACTCTGGCAGACGATATCGAAGCGACTCTGAAAGCCTCCGAAATCAGCCGTGACCGCGTTGAAGACGCACGTAACGTTCTGAAAGAAGGCCAGGAAGTAGAAGCCAAGATCATCAGCGTTGACCGCAAGAGCCGCGTAATCCAGCTCTCCATCAAGTCGAAAGACGAGATCGAAGAGAAAGAAGCCATTCAGAGCCTGCGCGACAAGCCAGCCTCTTCTGAGCCTTCTGCTGGTCCTACCACTCTGGGCGACCTGCTGCGTGCACAGATGGAAAAACAGAACTAA
- a CDS encoding DegT/DnrJ/EryC1/StrS aminotransferase family protein gives MIQFLDLKSLNNALREELVEAATRVIDSGWYIQGEFLKRFEEEFSIYTGASHTVGVANGLDALTLTIRAWKELGKLKDGDEVIVPANTYIATLLAVTENNLKPVLVEPDENTYNLCPEKVERALTAKTRLILPVHLYGQLADMRAINRIAERENLLVLEDCAQAHGAQIDGRSAGNWGDASGFSFYPGKNLGALGDAGAITSNDAELVSMIQALRNYGSHEKYKNLVQGVNSRLDEIQAAMLSVKLKYLQAQTEARRRVASLYMNGIKNPLIKLPLGSDVDVMKHFSHVWHLFVVRSEVREKLVHHLNASGIQTLIHYPIPPHQQQAYASAEFYNKSLPTTERIHREVLSLPMSPIMTDSEVQSVVEACNAFSVDA, from the coding sequence ATGATTCAATTTCTCGATCTAAAGTCATTGAACAACGCTCTCCGTGAAGAGCTCGTTGAGGCGGCTACGCGTGTCATCGACTCGGGCTGGTACATTCAAGGTGAGTTTCTCAAGCGCTTCGAGGAAGAGTTTTCCATTTATACCGGTGCCAGCCATACCGTCGGCGTTGCCAACGGCCTTGATGCTTTGACACTGACCATTCGTGCCTGGAAAGAGCTGGGCAAGCTCAAGGACGGCGATGAAGTCATCGTTCCGGCCAACACCTACATCGCAACGCTGCTGGCCGTGACGGAAAACAACCTGAAACCGGTTTTGGTCGAGCCTGACGAAAATACATACAATCTTTGTCCTGAGAAGGTCGAGCGTGCGCTGACGGCGAAAACTCGATTGATCCTGCCGGTCCATCTCTATGGGCAACTGGCCGATATGCGCGCGATCAATAGGATTGCCGAGCGTGAGAATCTACTGGTACTCGAGGACTGTGCCCAGGCGCATGGTGCGCAGATCGACGGCAGAAGTGCTGGTAACTGGGGTGACGCGTCCGGTTTCAGTTTCTACCCAGGTAAAAACCTGGGGGCGTTGGGTGATGCAGGCGCCATCACGTCTAACGATGCTGAGTTAGTCAGCATGATTCAGGCTCTGCGAAATTACGGTTCACACGAAAAATATAAGAATTTGGTGCAAGGCGTAAATAGCCGCCTGGATGAGATTCAAGCCGCAATGTTGAGCGTCAAGCTCAAGTACCTGCAGGCACAGACCGAGGCTCGTCGGCGTGTGGCAAGCCTTTATATGAATGGCATTAAAAATCCCTTGATTAAACTGCCCTTGGGCAGCGACGTGGATGTAATGAAGCATTTTTCTCACGTCTGGCACCTGTTCGTGGTGCGCTCCGAGGTGCGGGAAAAACTGGTACATCATCTCAACGCGTCGGGTATTCAAACATTAATTCACTATCCGATTCCGCCTCATCAGCAGCAGGCCTATGCAAGCGCCGAGTTTTATAATAAATCGCTTCCTACTACAGAGCGCATTCATCGCGAAGTATTGAGCTTGCCGATGAGCCCAATCATGACCGATTCAGAAGTCCAAAGTGTCGTTGAGGCCTGCAACGCTTTCTCTGTAGACGCCTGA
- a CDS encoding bifunctional prephenate dehydrogenase/3-phosphoshikimate 1-carboxyvinyltransferase, which translates to MIGRLVVVGLGLIGGSFAKGLRESGLCGEVVGVDLDPQSRKLAVELGVVDRCEADLALACQGADVIQLAVPILAMEKLLALLAGMDLGQAILTDVGSAKGNVVRAAQRAFGGMPARFVPGHPIAGSEQSGVEASNAQLFRRHKVILTPLEQTDPAALAVVDRLWRELGADVEHMQVERHDEVLAATSHLPHLLAFGLVDSLAKRNENLDIFRYAAGGFRDFTRIAGSDPVMWHDIFLANREAVLRTLDTFRSDLDALRDAVDAGDGHQLLGVFTRARVAREHFSKILARRAYMETAVNADEQTFLASPGGRLSGQIRVPGDKSISHRSIMLGSLADGVTEVEGFLEGEDALATLQAFRDMGVVIEGPHHGRVIIHGVGLHGLKPAPGPIYLGNSGTSMRLLSGLLAAQRFDSVLTGDASLSKRPMSRVAKPLREMGAVIETGPEGRPPLTIRGGQALKGLTYTLPMASAQVKSCLLLAGLYAEGKTSVTEPAPTRDHTERMLRGFGYPVQVQGATVSVESGHALTATHIEVPGDISSSAFFLVAASIAEGSELLLEHVGINPTRTGVIDILRLMGADITLENLREVGGEPVADLRVRAAALNGIEIPEALVPLAIDEFPVLFIAAACAQGRTVLRGAAELRVKESDRIQVMADGMLALGVKCEPTPDGIIIDGGLIGGGEVHSHGDHRIAMAFSVASLRATAPIRIRDCANVATSFPNFLTLCAHVGIRVAQEAQL; encoded by the coding sequence ATGATCGGTCGCCTGGTGGTGGTGGGTCTGGGATTGATCGGCGGCTCGTTTGCCAAAGGCCTGCGCGAAAGCGGGCTGTGCGGTGAAGTGGTCGGTGTGGACCTGGACCCGCAATCGCGCAAGTTGGCGGTTGAGTTGGGCGTGGTGGATCGCTGTGAAGCAGACCTGGCGCTGGCGTGCCAGGGGGCGGACGTGATCCAGCTCGCGGTGCCGATTCTGGCGATGGAGAAGCTGCTGGCTTTGCTGGCCGGCATGGACTTGGGGCAGGCGATTCTCACGGATGTCGGCAGTGCCAAAGGCAATGTGGTGCGCGCGGCGCAACGGGCGTTTGGCGGCATGCCGGCGCGGTTTGTACCGGGCCACCCGATTGCCGGTTCCGAGCAGAGTGGTGTCGAGGCGTCCAATGCGCAGTTGTTCCGTCGTCATAAAGTGATCCTGACGCCGCTTGAGCAAACCGACCCGGCAGCTTTGGCTGTGGTCGATCGCTTATGGCGCGAGCTGGGTGCCGATGTCGAGCATATGCAGGTCGAGCGTCACGACGAAGTGCTGGCGGCGACCAGTCATTTGCCGCATCTGCTGGCTTTTGGTCTGGTGGACTCGCTGGCTAAACGTAACGAAAATCTCGATATTTTCCGCTACGCCGCCGGGGGGTTCCGCGATTTCACGCGTATCGCCGGCAGTGATCCGGTGATGTGGCATGACATCTTTCTTGCCAATCGCGAGGCGGTGTTGCGCACCCTGGACACCTTCCGCAGCGACCTCGACGCCTTGCGCGATGCGGTCGATGCCGGGGATGGCCATCAATTATTGGGCGTGTTTACCCGTGCGCGGGTGGCGCGTGAACATTTCAGCAAAATTCTGGCGCGCCGGGCCTATATGGAAACTGCTGTGAACGCCGATGAGCAGACCTTCCTCGCCAGCCCGGGTGGTCGCTTGAGCGGACAGATTCGGGTGCCGGGCGACAAGTCGATCTCTCATCGCTCGATCATGCTCGGCTCATTGGCCGATGGCGTGACCGAGGTTGAGGGTTTCCTTGAGGGCGAAGATGCCCTGGCGACCTTGCAGGCGTTTCGCGACATGGGCGTGGTGATTGAGGGGCCGCACCATGGGCGCGTGATCATCCATGGTGTTGGCCTGCATGGCTTGAAGCCGGCGCCGGGGCCGATCTACCTGGGCAACTCCGGAACATCGATGCGCCTGTTGTCCGGCTTGCTGGCGGCGCAGCGCTTTGACAGTGTGTTGACCGGCGATGCCTCGCTGTCCAAGCGCCCGATGAGCCGCGTGGCCAAGCCGCTGCGCGAAATGGGCGCGGTGATTGAAACCGGGCCGGAAGGGCGTCCGCCGTTGACTATTCGTGGAGGTCAGGCATTAAAAGGTCTGACCTATACGCTGCCAATGGCCAGTGCACAGGTCAAATCCTGCCTGTTGCTGGCGGGCTTGTATGCCGAGGGTAAAACGTCGGTGACCGAGCCTGCGCCGACCCGTGACCACACCGAGCGCATGCTGCGCGGCTTCGGTTATCCGGTGCAGGTGCAGGGCGCTACGGTGTCGGTCGAGTCAGGCCATGCGTTGACCGCCACGCATATTGAGGTGCCGGGGGACATTTCTTCTTCTGCATTCTTTCTGGTCGCGGCGTCGATTGCCGAAGGCTCCGAGCTGTTGCTGGAGCATGTGGGGATCAATCCGACACGGACCGGCGTGATCGATATCCTGCGTCTGATGGGCGCGGACATCACGCTGGAAAACCTGCGTGAGGTCGGCGGTGAGCCGGTCGCCGATCTGCGCGTGCGTGCTGCTGCGCTGAACGGCATCGAGATTCCTGAGGCGTTGGTGCCGCTGGCGATTGATGAGTTTCCGGTGTTGTTCATCGCGGCGGCCTGTGCTCAGGGCCGTACCGTGTTGCGCGGCGCTGCAGAGTTGCGCGTGAAGGAATCCGACCGTATCCAGGTAATGGCCGACGGTATGCTGGCATTGGGCGTGAAGTGTGAACCGACACCTGATGGGATTATCATTGACGGCGGCCTGATAGGCGGCGGCGAGGTGCATTCCCATGGCGATCACCGGATTGCCATGGCCTTCAGTGTGGCGTCGCTGCGGGCGACAGCGCCGATTCGTATCCGTGACTGTGCCAATGTGGCTACATCTTTTCCGAACTTTCTTACACTGTGTGCCCATGTCGGCATTCGTGTTGCCCAAGAGGCTCAATTGTGA
- a CDS encoding lipopolysaccharide assembly protein LapA domain-containing protein, with protein sequence MRGAKRVVFVLVALIVALVILGFVLENQQSVALSFLGWTTVQMPVSVFVVVALIIGMLIGPLLGVGLARSRRHRSISAARG encoded by the coding sequence ATGCGTGGAGCAAAGCGCGTTGTTTTTGTGCTGGTAGCGTTGATTGTTGCGCTAGTGATTTTAGGCTTTGTGCTGGAAAACCAGCAGAGCGTGGCCCTTTCATTCCTGGGCTGGACGACTGTACAGATGCCAGTGTCGGTATTTGTAGTAGTCGCGTTAATCATCGGGATGTTGATCGGTCCACTGCTAGGCGTTGGGTTGGCGCGTAGCCGGCGCCACAGGTCGATCTCGGCAGCGCGTGGTTAA
- the ihfB gene encoding integration host factor subunit beta — translation MTKSELIERIVTHQGLLSSKDVELAIKTMLEQMSQCLATGDRIEIRGFGSFSLHYRAPRVGRNPKTGQSVSLDGKFVPHFKPGKELRDRVNEDEEEGV, via the coding sequence ATGACGAAGTCGGAGTTGATCGAACGAATTGTCACCCATCAAGGGCTGCTTTCATCCAAGGATGTAGAGCTGGCTATCAAGACTATGCTTGAGCAAATGTCCCAATGTTTGGCTACTGGGGATCGGATTGAGATCCGTGGTTTTGGCAGCTTCTCCTTGCATTACCGCGCACCGCGCGTCGGCCGTAACCCAAAAACCGGGCAGTCAGTCAGCCTTGATGGCAAGTTTGTGCCTCACTTCAAGCCAGGAAAGGAATTGCGGGACCGGGTGAACGAAGACGAAGAAGAAGGCGTCTGA